From the Butyrivibrio fibrisolvens genome, one window contains:
- a CDS encoding LicD family protein yields the protein MSLSTVNAFKHMESAGNVILDDKQLAALQKTLNMILADIISVCEENNITYTLGGGSALGAVRHHGFIPWDDDIDINMPRRDYDVFIPLFTRKFGWKYWIHTPQGTKGYNLLLSRIRLKGTSVVTREDFKNKEAGAFIDLFVMENTFNNALARNLHGLACCGLGFLVSCRKFYRDRKQMMKMAADSGEAGMAKVFKMKIAIGFLISFISLDTLVRVGDNVNRICKNDHSKYVTVPTGRKYFFGEMYLRKDVCRTRKVLYDGNLYRVPRNIDLYLKNLYGDYMKLPSPDQIEKHIFFKPFYLSLEEKSSIEKR from the coding sequence TTGTCACTTTCAACAGTTAATGCTTTTAAGCATATGGAGTCGGCTGGCAATGTGATTCTTGATGATAAGCAGCTTGCAGCACTTCAGAAGACACTTAACATGATTCTTGCAGATATCATTTCTGTCTGCGAGGAGAACAATATTACATATACTCTTGGTGGCGGTTCAGCATTAGGTGCGGTCCGCCATCATGGTTTTATTCCGTGGGATGATGATATTGATATCAATATGCCCAGAAGAGATTATGATGTGTTCATACCTCTTTTTACCAGGAAATTTGGCTGGAAGTATTGGATTCATACACCCCAGGGAACTAAGGGTTACAACCTTCTTCTGTCCAGGATAAGACTTAAGGGTACCAGTGTTGTAACAAGAGAAGATTTTAAAAACAAAGAAGCCGGAGCCTTTATAGACCTCTTTGTCATGGAGAATACTTTTAACAATGCGCTGGCAAGGAATCTTCATGGACTTGCATGTTGCGGATTGGGTTTTCTTGTGTCATGCAGGAAGTTCTATCGTGACAGGAAGCAGATGATGAAGATGGCAGCTGACAGCGGTGAAGCTGGTATGGCTAAGGTCTTCAAAATGAAGATAGCAATAGGTTTCTTGATTTCTTTTATCTCACTTGATACTCTTGTAAGGGTAGGAGATAATGTGAACCGCATCTGCAAGAACGATCATTCCAAGTATGTAACCGTTCCTACAGGCCGTAAATACTTCTTTGGAGAGATGTATTTACGAAAAGATGTTTGCAGAACCAGAAAAGTGTTGTATGATGGTAATTTGTACAGAGTTCCGCGTAATATCGATTTGTATTTAAAGAACCTGTATGGTGATTATATGAAGTTACCTTCTCCTGATCAGATAGAGAAGCATATTTTCTTTAAACCTTTTTATCTGAGTCTGGAAGAAAAAAGCAGTATTGAAAAGAGATGA
- a CDS encoding ABC transporter ATP-binding protein has translation MSVIECNNVSIRYMTGDFKAIGLKEYVIRHLKGNYHVKEFWADKDVTFKLEKGDMLGIIGSNGAGKSTLLKAVTGIMIPTYGELHTKGNIAALLELASGFDGDMTVKENTYLRGALLGYTRQFLDEKYDEIIKFAELEEFQDYEFKQLSSGMKSRLAFSIACLVNPDIIILDEVLSVGDGAFRKKSGDKMKEILDSGVTGLLVSHSISQVRELCNKILWLDHGKQVAFTDEVDLYCDAYEEFLMTKKLPKKPEDIEKLAKGHKVRLEQEEAEKDRKAAERAAKAKAKEQAK, from the coding sequence ATGTCAGTTATAGAATGTAATAATGTCAGCATCCGTTATATGACGGGTGATTTTAAGGCTATAGGTTTAAAAGAATATGTTATCCGTCACTTAAAGGGTAATTATCATGTCAAGGAATTCTGGGCAGACAAGGATGTAACTTTCAAGCTTGAAAAGGGAGACATGCTTGGTATCATTGGTTCCAATGGTGCAGGTAAGTCTACACTTTTAAAGGCTGTGACGGGCATTATGATCCCTACATATGGAGAACTTCATACTAAGGGCAATATTGCAGCTCTACTTGAGCTTGCCAGCGGATTTGACGGAGATATGACCGTTAAGGAGAATACATACCTTCGAGGCGCCCTTCTTGGATATACAAGACAGTTTCTTGATGAAAAATATGATGAGATCATCAAATTTGCAGAGCTTGAAGAATTTCAGGATTATGAATTCAAGCAGCTCTCATCCGGTATGAAATCAAGACTTGCTTTTTCAATAGCATGTCTTGTCAATCCTGATATCATCATTCTCGATGAAGTACTGTCAGTTGGTGATGGTGCATTCAGGAAGAAGTCCGGCGACAAGATGAAAGAGATCCTTGATAGTGGTGTTACAGGTCTTCTGGTTAGCCATTCAATCTCTCAGGTTAGAGAGCTTTGTAACAAGATTTTATGGCTTGATCATGGCAAACAGGTTGCTTTTACTGATGAGGTTGATCTGTATTGTGATGCTTACGAAGAATTCCTTATGACCAAAAAACTTCCTAAAAAACCGGAAGATATAGAAAAACTTGCCAAGGGACACAAAGTAAGACTTGAGCAGGAAGAAGCAGAGAAAGACAGAAAAGCAGCTGAAAGAGCTGCCAAAGCCAAGGCCAAGGAACAGGCTAAATAA
- a CDS encoding CDP-glycerol--glycerophosphate glycerophosphotransferase — MPVVQIVKRKAKRMFPAAVEGRFFKRMGVAWKQTKTWVDRSIGYENRKVLSQNTPVVHNRIMFITFNHSYSCNPKYICEELIKRNANVEIYWGVTNMNTRGYVPDLPNVHVVKMNSYEYFVAACSSHVIIINSLLGDKFYPFPVKKEQRVFETWHGSLGIKRFDLAHYNTNLSWPEAAIRTGKLTNYCISNSKFEEDVFRETFWPETRIMRLGHARNDIFFDTYKEKRAQWKKEFFEERGLNPDTKLCLYAPTFRDTHNFEVYDLNCDRLVEALEERFGGEWKILLRYHDNDKKKEKTQNKLKQDCVIDVTDLPDIQELLSFVDCGITDYSSWIYDFVLSGKPGFIYARDVDIYNNERGFYFKLEESPFPVAKCNDEMMQNVRSFDEKLYADKVKEFLDGKGCMDDGHASERIVDRLMKLLG; from the coding sequence ATGCCAGTAGTTCAGATTGTAAAGAGAAAAGCAAAAAGAATGTTCCCTGCAGCTGTAGAAGGAAGATTCTTTAAGAGAATGGGAGTAGCCTGGAAGCAGACTAAGACATGGGTTGATCGTTCTATAGGTTATGAGAACCGTAAAGTTCTTTCACAGAATACACCTGTAGTTCATAACAGGATCATGTTCATCACTTTCAACCACAGCTATTCATGTAACCCTAAGTATATATGCGAAGAGCTTATAAAGCGCAATGCTAATGTTGAGATATACTGGGGCGTTACCAATATGAATACAAGAGGTTATGTTCCGGATCTTCCTAATGTTCATGTTGTTAAGATGAACAGTTATGAATATTTTGTAGCAGCATGCTCTTCACACGTTATTATCATCAATTCACTTCTTGGTGATAAGTTCTATCCTTTCCCTGTTAAGAAGGAGCAGCGTGTATTTGAGACATGGCATGGAAGTCTTGGTATCAAGCGTTTTGACCTTGCACATTACAATACTAATCTTTCATGGCCTGAAGCTGCAATACGTACAGGTAAGCTTACCAACTACTGTATCTCTAACTCAAAGTTTGAGGAAGACGTATTCAGAGAGACATTCTGGCCTGAAACACGTATCATGCGTCTTGGACATGCCAGAAATGATATCTTCTTTGATACATATAAGGAGAAGAGAGCTCAGTGGAAGAAGGAATTCTTCGAAGAAAGAGGCCTTAACCCTGATACAAAGCTCTGTCTCTATGCTCCTACATTCCGTGATACTCACAATTTTGAAGTATATGATCTTAATTGTGACAGACTTGTCGAAGCTCTTGAAGAGCGCTTCGGCGGAGAGTGGAAGATCCTTCTTCGTTATCATGACAATGATAAGAAGAAAGAAAAGACTCAGAACAAGCTTAAACAGGATTGCGTTATCGATGTAACAGATCTTCCTGATATTCAGGAACTTCTTTCCTTCGTAGATTGCGGAATTACAGATTATTCCTCATGGATCTATGATTTTGTATTAAGCGGCAAGCCTGGATTTATCTATGCTCGCGATGTAGATATTTATAACAATGAACGTGGATTCTATTTCAAACTTGAAGAGTCTCCATTCCCTGTTGCGAAATGCAATGATGAGATGATGCAGAATGTTCGTTCATTTGATGAAAAACTTTATGCAGATAAAGTTAAAGAATTCCTTGATGGTAAGGGATGCATGGATGATGGTCATGCAAGTGAGAGAATTGTTGATCGTCTCATGAAACTTCTTGGTTAA
- a CDS encoding NAD-dependent epimerase/dehydratase family protein, translated as MNVYGSNIIESPNDRTLQEDLENTALCETLPFEKLKDSIILVTGATGLVGMQMVKSLAAMNRLKDANISVLALVRNIDKAQSIYGDLFGRGDISFVRADLNDRDGLLLAVKSAYVDVSRIDDKKNAPFYIIHGAAVTASKTMVEKPVETIDTALDGTKNMLEVARELGCSSFVYLSSMEVYGSFFEPTVVTEDVMGYIDPLVVRSNYQLTKRMCENMCIAYAKEFGVPAKIARLSQTFGAGILPGENRVFAQFARSVMNEQDIVLHTKGLSEGNYCYTADTIRGLLTILIKGDNSAAYNVSNEDTHTTIAGMAEFASKKLAEGKIKVVFDIPEDNKFGYAADTKMKLSNAKLRSLGWEPSYSLEDAYRRMMSSMKQQGI; from the coding sequence ATGAACGTATACGGTAGCAATATTATAGAAAGCCCTAATGATAGAACTCTTCAGGAGGATCTCGAAAACACAGCGCTTTGCGAGACCCTTCCTTTTGAGAAACTCAAAGATTCCATAATACTGGTAACAGGTGCAACTGGACTTGTAGGTATGCAGATGGTCAAGAGCCTTGCTGCAATGAACAGACTTAAAGACGCTAATATCAGTGTTCTTGCTCTTGTAAGGAATATTGATAAGGCACAGTCTATCTATGGTGATCTGTTTGGACGCGGAGATATCTCATTTGTCAGAGCTGATCTTAATGACAGAGACGGACTGCTTCTTGCAGTAAAGTCTGCATATGTTGATGTCTCAAGAATTGATGACAAAAAAAACGCACCTTTTTATATAATTCACGGCGCAGCAGTAACAGCTTCAAAAACTATGGTTGAAAAGCCTGTAGAGACAATAGATACAGCTTTAGATGGCACTAAGAACATGCTGGAAGTAGCAAGAGAACTTGGATGCAGTTCTTTTGTCTATTTATCATCCATGGAAGTATACGGAAGTTTCTTTGAACCTACAGTAGTAACTGAGGATGTGATGGGATATATCGATCCGCTTGTTGTAAGAAGCAACTATCAGCTTACCAAGCGCATGTGCGAGAATATGTGCATAGCATATGCCAAGGAATTTGGTGTTCCGGCCAAGATTGCAAGACTGTCTCAGACATTCGGAGCCGGAATACTTCCCGGAGAAAACAGAGTATTTGCACAGTTTGCAAGAAGTGTGATGAATGAGCAGGATATAGTTCTTCATACAAAGGGACTTTCAGAAGGTAACTACTGCTATACTGCTGATACAATAAGAGGTCTTCTTACGATACTTATAAAAGGCGACAATTCTGCTGCTTACAATGTAAGTAATGAAGATACACATACAACCATAGCAGGCATGGCTGAGTTTGCCTCTAAGAAGCTTGCAGAAGGTAAGATCAAGGTAGTATTTGACATACCTGAAGATAATAAGTTCGGTTATGCAGCAGATACCAAGATGAAACTATCTAATGCTAAGCTAAGGAGCCTTGGATGGGAACCTTCCTATAGCCTTGAAGATGCATACAGACGCATGATGTCAAGCATGAAGCAGCAGGGCATTTGA
- a CDS encoding ABC transporter permease, with product MKKIIKKCKKYQFLFEELVKRDFKQKYKRSILGMGWSILSPLFTLLVMYVIFSNLFGHKMEHYVTYLFSGQLVLSYYKESTKNGMTSLVNNSKIFTKINVPKYMFLLSKNVSALVNFGLTLVVYFIFCAFDGISFHPRQFLLIFPILCILGLNIGVGLILSAMFVFFRDIRYLYDIVLTLLTYVSAVFYSVDKFSALGQRLFLLNPVYVYIKYFRVIMIDGLVPSLEYHLLCLFYAGISLLIGGLIYKKNNHAFLYYL from the coding sequence ATGAAAAAGATAATTAAAAAATGTAAAAAGTATCAGTTTCTTTTTGAAGAGCTGGTAAAAAGAGATTTTAAACAGAAATATAAAAGAAGTATTTTGGGAATGGGATGGAGTATTCTTTCACCTCTTTTCACACTTCTTGTTATGTATGTGATCTTTTCAAATCTGTTTGGCCACAAGATGGAGCATTATGTAACATACCTTTTTAGTGGCCAGCTTGTTTTGTCATATTACAAGGAGTCTACCAAGAATGGTATGACCAGCCTTGTTAACAACTCCAAGATTTTTACTAAGATCAATGTGCCAAAGTATATGTTCCTTTTATCCAAGAACGTATCAGCTCTTGTAAACTTTGGACTTACACTGGTTGTATACTTTATATTCTGTGCATTTGATGGAATATCATTTCACCCAAGACAGTTCCTTTTGATCTTCCCTATCCTTTGCATTTTGGGACTTAATATCGGAGTGGGACTTATACTGTCAGCAATGTTTGTATTCTTTAGAGATATAAGATATCTTTATGATATAGTTCTTACTTTGCTGACATATGTTTCAGCTGTATTCTATTCGGTTGATAAGTTTTCAGCTTTGGGACAGAGATTGTTCTTACTGAATCCTGTTTATGTATACATCAAATATTTCCGTGTGATCATGATCGACGGACTTGTTCCGTCATTAGAATACCATCTCTTATGCCTTTTTTATGCGGGAATAAGCCTACTTATAGGCGGACTTATCTACAAGAAAAATAATCACGCATTCCTGTACTATTTATAA
- a CDS encoding formate/nitrite transporter family protein, with amino-acid sequence MDNLFNSPVQVIETNIKGGETKVNLPIIKMIILGIMAGAFIALGGATSSTAAHNISNVGLSRFVSGIIFPVGLMLITFIGGELFTGNCLTSMGAMDHRFSWGKVVRDLCIIWLSNLVGAVIIAALTYFSGNLDYSSGLLGAYSIKVALGKCTITPVKGITSGILCNILVCAAILMGTAAKDIGGKVWAIFFPIMAFVVGGFEHCVANMFYIPVGIMASMNETYVQKAQEAYGITAEQLSKLSIGGFISNQIPVTIGNILGGMIFVGLPCYLVHCKKCSK; translated from the coding sequence ATGGACAACTTATTTAATTCACCGGTTCAGGTAATTGAAACTAATATTAAAGGCGGCGAGACCAAGGTAAATCTTCCTATTATAAAGATGATCATTCTTGGCATAATGGCAGGAGCATTTATAGCTCTTGGAGGAGCTACAAGTTCAACTGCAGCTCATAATATCAGCAATGTAGGCCTTTCAAGATTTGTATCAGGTATTATCTTCCCTGTAGGACTTATGCTTATAACCTTCATAGGTGGTGAGCTCTTTACAGGTAACTGCCTTACATCTATGGGAGCTATGGATCACAGATTTTCTTGGGGCAAGGTTGTAAGAGACCTCTGCATCATTTGGCTTTCTAACCTTGTAGGCGCAGTTATAATTGCAGCTCTTACATATTTTTCCGGTAACCTTGACTATTCATCAGGTCTTCTTGGAGCATATTCTATTAAAGTAGCTCTTGGCAAATGCACAATCACACCTGTAAAAGGCATTACATCCGGAATCCTCTGCAACATCCTTGTATGTGCAGCTATCCTTATGGGAACAGCAGCCAAGGACATAGGCGGCAAGGTATGGGCTATATTCTTCCCAATCATGGCTTTCGTTGTAGGCGGCTTCGAACACTGCGTTGCCAATATGTTCTATATCCCGGTTGGCATCATGGCTTCCATGAACGAGACATATGTACAGAAAGCTCAGGAAGCATACGGAATTACCGCAGAGCAGCTTTCAAAGCTCTCCATCGGCGGCTTTATCTCTAACCAGATACCCGTAACCATAGGCAATATCCTTGGCGGTATGATATTTGTAGGTCTTCCCTGCTACCTCGTACACTGCAAAAAGTGCAGCAAATAA
- a CDS encoding AfsR/SARP family transcriptional regulator, with protein sequence MEQTKVDEKVLQVRLLGKFSLVYDGKEVTPGRNNASKFTQLLQIVWLQGDKGVYKDELISALYGEEETLNISNSFNNLLYQMRKQMVAAGLPAQSYVKKHKKMFIIDPAVPVWVDALDFKDNYRKGHDTQDPELKFEYFNKAFNLYQGELLPALSTETWVIMESVTLRKMYDEVVSWLGEYILSKKEYEEAYHIYGRAAEIYPENDWQVGQIQTLIAKGDYKNALRVYDSTVAYYTTELGLPIPEKLLDVYHKMSAKIDNAPGQIHQIQAEMTQDRRSVEVSEDEGAYDCSYPSFIDAYHILSRNMERTGYSVFMMLCTLVDYEGKMIRNQDKLRARSQALWEAIHDTLRQGDTFTKYSNSQFLILLVGTSQEDCDIIYRRINKRLKEIAGSRADFKYSVVSLAELPAELEDQAR encoded by the coding sequence ATGGAACAGACCAAAGTGGATGAAAAAGTATTACAGGTACGGCTCTTGGGGAAGTTTTCTCTTGTCTATGATGGTAAAGAAGTAACTCCGGGGCGTAATAACGCATCGAAGTTTACTCAGCTATTGCAGATAGTGTGGCTTCAGGGAGATAAGGGCGTTTATAAGGATGAGCTTATTTCTGCGCTCTATGGTGAAGAAGAGACTCTTAACATCAGTAACAGCTTCAACAATCTTCTTTATCAGATGCGTAAGCAGATGGTAGCTGCTGGTCTTCCTGCGCAGAGCTATGTCAAGAAGCATAAGAAGATGTTTATAATTGACCCTGCTGTACCGGTATGGGTTGATGCTCTTGATTTTAAAGACAATTACAGAAAGGGTCATGATACGCAGGATCCTGAACTTAAATTTGAATATTTTAATAAAGCTTTCAACCTCTATCAGGGAGAGCTTCTTCCTGCTCTGTCCACAGAGACATGGGTTATCATGGAGAGCGTTACACTTCGCAAGATGTATGATGAAGTGGTATCTTGGCTTGGCGAGTATATCCTTTCTAAGAAAGAATATGAAGAAGCCTATCACATCTATGGACGCGCAGCAGAGATCTATCCTGAGAACGATTGGCAGGTTGGCCAGATCCAGACACTTATAGCTAAGGGCGATTACAAGAATGCTTTAAGAGTGTATGACAGCACAGTAGCATACTATACTACTGAACTTGGTCTTCCAATTCCGGAGAAGCTCCTTGATGTGTATCATAAGATGAGCGCTAAGATTGACAATGCTCCCGGACAGATTCATCAGATACAGGCTGAGATGACTCAGGACAGAAGATCTGTAGAAGTTTCGGAAGATGAGGGTGCATATGACTGCTCGTATCCAAGCTTTATCGATGCTTATCACATCCTTTCAAGAAATATGGAAAGAACCGGATATTCAGTATTCATGATGTTGTGTACTCTGGTCGATTATGAAGGCAAGATGATACGCAATCAGGACAAGCTTCGTGCCAGAAGCCAGGCCCTTTGGGAAGCGATACATGACACACTTCGTCAGGGAGATACTTTTACCAAGTATTCCAACAGCCAGTTCCTTATACTTCTTGTAGGAACAAGTCAGGAAGACTGTGATATCATCTATCGCCGTATCAACAAGAGACTCAAAGAGATTGCCGGTTCAAGAGCTGACTTTAAATATAGTGTTGTATCGCTTGCTGAGCTTCCGGCAGAACTTGAAGATCAGGCAAGATGA
- the ispD gene encoding 2-C-methyl-D-erythritol 4-phosphate cytidylyltransferase produces the protein MNAALIFAGGTGKRMNSKAVPKQFLILYGKPLIIYTLEKFENHPDIDGIVIACLEEWIPKMKKYCEQFNITKVRAIVPGGASGQESIYHGLKSISSMYSDDDVVLIHDGVRPLVDPNTITKAIECANTKGNAITVTPAIETIFLDNEADGEVGRIIDRKQCLMARAPQCFHIKDIMACHTKAIEEQKDDFIDSASMMKYYGHKLFTVEGRPENIKITTPVDFYMFRAIIDARENQQIFGL, from the coding sequence ATGAATGCAGCATTAATTTTTGCCGGAGGTACCGGTAAGCGTATGAATTCTAAGGCAGTGCCTAAACAGTTCCTTATTCTGTACGGCAAGCCGCTTATCATATATACTCTTGAGAAATTCGAGAACCATCCTGATATAGACGGTATTGTTATCGCTTGTCTTGAAGAGTGGATACCTAAGATGAAGAAGTATTGCGAACAGTTCAATATTACCAAGGTTCGTGCTATTGTTCCGGGTGGTGCTTCAGGTCAGGAATCTATCTATCATGGACTTAAGTCTATATCATCTATGTATAGCGATGATGATGTAGTTCTTATACATGATGGAGTTCGTCCGCTTGTAGACCCTAATACTATTACCAAGGCAATCGAGTGCGCTAATACCAAGGGCAATGCCATCACTGTTACTCCTGCTATTGAGACTATCTTCCTTGATAACGAGGCTGACGGCGAAGTAGGACGTATCATTGACCGTAAGCAGTGTCTCATGGCAAGAGCACCTCAGTGTTTCCATATCAAAGATATTATGGCTTGCCATACTAAGGCTATTGAAGAGCAGAAGGATGACTTTATTGATTCTGCAAGCATGATGAAATATTATGGACATAAGCTTTTCACAGTTGAGGGCCGTCCTGAGAACATCAAGATCACAACTCCGGTTGACTTCTATATGTTCCGTGCTATAATTGATGCCCGTGAGAATCAGCAGATCTTCGGACTGTAA
- a CDS encoding DUF4422 domain-containing protein: protein MKKYQSVKIIVNTHKKYWMPHSKMYIPMQVGAALDKDKDGNPKDLGYQKDNDGDNISEKNPLYCELTGLYWAWKNLDADYIGLCHYRRYFGGFRSSRNPKGRILLRRELQPMLGKYRVFLPTKRHYVIESLYSHYQHTHYIEHLYVTRGIISQMYPEYIETYDKVLRQTSGHMFNMMIMDRELLNEYCTWLFNILEELEKKIDVRHMSHFQGRYCGRVSEIIFNVWLDYQIETGRIDRSEVKILPYVYMEKIDWVKKISKFLRAKLFHEKYEV, encoded by the coding sequence ATGAAAAAGTATCAGTCAGTAAAGATAATAGTCAATACTCATAAGAAATATTGGATGCCTCATAGCAAGATGTACATTCCTATGCAGGTTGGTGCTGCTCTTGATAAGGACAAGGATGGTAATCCCAAGGACCTTGGTTATCAGAAAGATAACGATGGGGACAATATTTCTGAGAAGAATCCGCTTTATTGCGAGCTTACAGGTTTGTACTGGGCTTGGAAGAATCTTGACGCGGATTATATAGGTCTTTGCCATTACAGACGCTATTTTGGCGGATTCAGATCTTCAAGGAATCCAAAGGGCAGGATACTTCTTCGCCGTGAGCTTCAGCCTATGCTTGGCAAGTATCGTGTTTTTCTTCCTACTAAGCGTCATTATGTTATTGAGTCGCTGTATTCACATTATCAGCACACTCATTATATAGAACATCTTTATGTTACAAGGGGTATCATCTCTCAGATGTATCCTGAATATATAGAAACCTATGATAAAGTCCTTCGTCAGACCAGTGGACATATGTTCAATATGATGATTATGGACAGAGAGCTTCTTAATGAGTATTGCACATGGTTGTTCAATATTCTTGAAGAGCTTGAGAAGAAGATTGACGTACGACACATGTCTCATTTCCAGGGTAGATATTGCGGAAGAGTCAGCGAGATAATATTCAATGTCTGGCTTGACTATCAGATTGAGACAGGTAGGATTGATCGTTCTGAAGTTAAGATCCTTCCATATGTATATATGGAGAAGATTGACTGGGTCAAGAAGATCAGCAAGTTCCTTCGTGCCAAACTCTTCCATGAGAAATACGAAGTTTAA
- a CDS encoding acyltransferase family protein yields MAEKTKSRRNGRIEILRFVFAFIVLLHHSRYLLGDDNCYFLGGSLGVEFFFIVSGFLMMNTVDRIVSSKNYNTIPVDRNLANETASFIKKKIKAVLPQFPIAWFIGLIFVIIIGQMSIVEAFEEFEENFWELSLLKMTGIYDGGLDGVMWYISSMLICMTILYPLLRKFPHMMRKIWCPFLALMLLGMMCILDGHPRNPTKVYSIIYKGNIRAFAEICIGIWSFDIVRKIKNINWSGLARVIFEIVQLTGYLMAIVYMYMEKPGRDDYFFLMILSISVILSFAQVGILSEVYNNRFSMILGRFSAAMYFSHLYYAQNLNLILSDSLTKQQKTVIYVACSLVTALVVEALAFLYKKVSPNFKRGLKAILVKDEKDN; encoded by the coding sequence ATGGCGGAAAAAACAAAAAGCCGAAGGAATGGCAGGATAGAAATTCTGCGTTTTGTCTTCGCCTTTATTGTACTCCTTCATCATTCAAGATACCTTTTGGGAGATGATAACTGTTATTTTCTGGGAGGTTCGCTGGGTGTAGAGTTCTTCTTTATTGTATCAGGCTTCTTGATGATGAATACGGTAGACCGCATAGTGTCTTCCAAAAACTATAATACAATTCCTGTTGACAGGAATCTTGCTAATGAAACAGCTTCTTTTATTAAAAAGAAGATTAAGGCGGTGCTTCCGCAGTTTCCTATTGCATGGTTTATAGGACTTATATTTGTAATAATAATAGGTCAGATGAGCATAGTGGAGGCTTTTGAAGAGTTCGAAGAGAATTTCTGGGAACTGTCTCTTTTGAAGATGACAGGCATCTATGATGGCGGACTTGATGGCGTTATGTGGTACATATCTTCTATGCTTATCTGCATGACTATATTGTATCCGTTGCTTAGGAAGTTTCCTCACATGATGAGGAAGATCTGGTGCCCTTTCCTTGCGCTTATGCTTCTTGGAATGATGTGCATCCTTGACGGACATCCAAGGAATCCGACCAAGGTGTACAGTATTATTTATAAAGGTAATATAAGGGCTTTTGCTGAGATATGTATAGGTATTTGGTCTTTTGACATAGTCAGAAAGATCAAAAATATTAACTGGTCCGGACTGGCAAGAGTTATTTTTGAGATCGTTCAGCTTACAGGATATTTGATGGCTATTGTATATATGTACATGGAAAAACCGGGAAGAGATGACTATTTCTTCCTGATGATATTGTCCATATCAGTTATTCTGTCTTTTGCTCAGGTCGGAATTTTGTCAGAGGTATATAACAACAGATTCAGTATGATACTTGGAAGATTTTCTGCAGCAATGTATTTTTCGCATTTATACTATGCTCAGAATCTTAATCTTATTTTAAGTGATAGTCTTACTAAGCAGCAGAAGACTGTGATCTATGTTGCATGTTCACTTGTAACAGCATTGGTAGTTGAAGCATTGGCATTTCTTTATAAGAAGGTGTCACCAAACTTTAAGAGGGGCTTAAAAGCTATTTTAGTAAAAGATGAAAAAGATAATTAA